A genomic segment from Pelobates fuscus isolate aPelFus1 chromosome 7, aPelFus1.pri, whole genome shotgun sequence encodes:
- the LOC134568608 gene encoding NADH-cytochrome b5 reductase-like, with translation MCEDEIDWLSLKPTEPSPAQCCGSGCSPCVFDIYQSDLERWEKAKELGDTSLLSRRKVENSGSVLNSETFTAFRLILVERETDDTNRYRFHLPNGSSLGHMLGQHIVFRGIVKGLEIQRAYTPISRLDTRGHFDVLIKIYEHGLMSQFITGWKEGDWIECRGPFGGFSYRPNQYGELVMLCSGTGIAPMLPILSSVTDNEDDETFITLVICCRTYEKLYLKSFLQEQARFWNVRIFYVLSQEKSLGNLPMSYQENTKIGRMDPNFMANMLETCRRESYILICGSLTFNEDMREMLKQLGKPDSSLFIF, from the exons ATGTGTGAGGATGAGATTGACTGGCTCTCTCTGAAACCTACAGAACCTTCTCCTGCTCAGTGCTGTGGCAGTGGCTGCTCACCTTGTGTATTTGATATCTACCAATCTGACCTAGAACGTTGGGAGAAAGCCAAGGAGCTTGGAGACACAAGCCTGCTATCCAGGAGAAAAGTTGAG AACAGTGGCTCAGTCCTAAACTCAGAAACATTCACTGCATTCAGACTCATCCTAGTGGAACGAGAAACAGATGATACAAATCGTTACCGATTTCATCTCCCAAACGGGAGCAGTTTGGGGCATATGTTAGGGCAGCACATTGTTTTCAG AGGGATTGTAAAAGGTTTGGAAATCCAGAGAGCCTACACGCCAATTAGTCGTCTGGATACAAGAGGCCACTTTGACGTTTTAATCAAG ATATATGAGCATGGCCTGATGTCACAGTTTATAACGGGTTGGAAAGAAGGAGACTGGATTGAATGTCGGGGACCATTTGGAGGATTTTCATACAGACCCAATCAG tATGGAGAGCTCGTTATGCTGTGCTCGGGTACTGGTATTGCCCCGATGCTGCCCATTCTCAGTTCTGTGACAGATAATGAAGACGATGAAACGTTTATAACGCTGGTCATTTGCTGTCGTACATATGAGAAACTGTATTTGAAGAGTTTTCTACAGGAGCAAGCGCGATTCTGGAATGTTAGAATATTTTATGTGCTCAGCCAG GAGAAGTCTTTAGGAAACTTGCCCATGAGCTACCAGGAGAACACAAAGATCGGGAGAATGGACCCCAACTTCATGGCAAACATGCTGGAAACGTGCAGACGAGAGTCCTATATACTTATCTGTGGCTCGTTAACATTTAATGAGGATATGAGAGAAATGCTGAAACAGCTGGGAAAGCCGGAcagttctttatttatattttaa